In the genome of Terriglobales bacterium, one region contains:
- a CDS encoding Ig-like domain-containing protein: MNRVLFLIISATLLWSSCGGKKSTPTTGVSITISPTSASVAGGATQQFTATVTGSTNTAVTWQVNGATAGDAINGTIDTNGLYKAPNVLPSQTTVTITAISQADTTKTAFSTVTLTAPAVTISITPPSATLAAGATQQFTPTITVTGSSNNAVNWSVNGVQGGDAIHGTIDANGLYTAPLSPPRAGITV; this comes from the coding sequence ATGAACCGAGTCCTTTTCCTCATCATTTCCGCCACGCTGCTGTGGTCTTCATGCGGCGGGAAAAAAAGTACTCCCACCACTGGCGTTTCCATCACCATTTCCCCGACAAGTGCGAGCGTAGCCGGAGGCGCCACACAGCAATTCACGGCAACCGTGACTGGATCAACCAACACCGCTGTAACCTGGCAGGTGAACGGAGCCACTGCTGGCGATGCCATTAACGGAACGATCGACACGAACGGCTTGTACAAGGCCCCCAACGTTCTGCCCAGCCAAACAACCGTCACCATTACCGCGATCTCCCAGGCGGATACGACGAAAACGGCTTTCTCGACGGTCACGCTCACGGCACCCGCAGTAACGATTTCAATTACGCCGCCCAGCGCGACACTGGCGGCGGGAGCCACGCAGCAATTTACTCCCACCATAACCGTGACCGGCAGCTCGAATAATGCAGTGAACTGGAGCGTGAACGGGGTGCAGGGCGGCGACGCCATCCATGGCACGATCGATGCCAACGGTCTCTACACAGCTCCGCTGTCGCCGCCGAGAGCTGGAATCACGGT